In Desmonostoc muscorum LEGE 12446, the genomic window GTATACAATAAATCAAACGCTTATGTACCGCCGCAAGGATGGGTTGCACGCGATGGTGGATTTCAGTTGATTGCGATTGACCCTGATGGTGTCGAGCTTGGTGGAGAATTTAGTGGTTGGCACGCACCCAAAGGTGCGATCGCAGCCTTTGGCGAATTCAATATTCAGGTAGCTCCTCAAATTTATAAGCAACCAAAGGAAATTATCATTCATTATGAATCGCGGCAACCTGTGCTACAAAACAGCGGGTTTCCTTTAGATCGTAATGGCAATGGAACATTAATAGCACCCTTTGATGTATATCATCCGCAATGGGGGCATGGATGGGCATTTGCTCATATCACTGATGTCCTACAACAGGATGGGAAGTTACAAACAAATAACCGCAACATCATGACATTCCCAGCCGGTGCAGCATTTCCCAATACAAATTCCAGTAAGACAACTTTCGACTCTTCCAGATCATAATTTCAGGGCAAAAATTCAACTTTTATTAAGGAACAAAAATTGTGAGTACATCAACTTTTATCCAAGATACATCCGAATTAGAAAAAACTCTCTCTACACTCATTAATCTAACCAACTCTGATACTTATAACCCATTCAAAGAACTTGTTTGGCCTGATAGCATAGAGAGCCACAAATTATGGATGTCATCGAGCCTGATGTCGATTGATGGAACTCGTTTTGAACAAGAACTTTCTGAAGAACAATTAATTGAATTAAGCAAATGGGAATTTATTAATTTTTGCAGTTTGAATGTAACTGGCATCCGCGAATTATTAATAGAAATGACGAGTCGCTTGCATACACCAGGATTTGAAGTATTATCAGAATACCTGCATTATTTAATTGCAGAAGAGAATGAACATATGTGGTATTTCTCTAAGTTCTGTCTGCAATATGCTGGTAAAATTTACCCCGATCGAGCTTTGGCAGTGGCTAGTTTTCCCGAAGCAGATATCGCCAGCTTTATGGTCTTCGTTCGGGTTCTGATATTTGAAGAAATTGTTGATTTTTATAATCGTAAAATGGGTCAGGATAAAATCTTACCGAAGTTTATCCAAAACATAAACTGGCTTCACCACTTAGACGAAGGCAGACACATTAAATATGGTCGCCAGTATGTTAATTTAGCCTGTCAGGAGTTGCTAAATAAATATCCCAAACAACGAATTTTAGAAATGGAGTCTACTATTAAAGGTTTTATGCAACTTTCTGTACAAAAGCTTTATCGACGTGAGATATTTGTTGATGCCGGACTTAATGAGCCGGGTAAGATGCGAAAAGAGTTGCTCGCACATCCAGTCCGTCAGCAATTCAACAAAAAATTAATAGCAAGCACTGCAAAATTTTTGACCCAAATAGGCTTATTTTCAAATTCGAGCGTATTGCCTGAACCTGAACAAGTTGTTAACTAGCTCAGGACTTACGCAAAGCTATACGTTGTAAAGTCAATTCGTGAATTGGCTCTACAGTAACTCAAGGCTTTCACTGTTCTTTTTTGCGTAAGTAATATAGCTATCAGAATTGGTATAACAATTCAGGTCTCTACATCTAACCTGTTCTGTACTTTTGTAAGTTCTTATTACTGAGAATAATGGAATACACTGCAACTACATTGTACATCCTGTTGTTCAACATCATTTTGTGCAGCTTTTTTATTGAAAGTTTAAAAAGCGCTGGTGCTTCGAGAAATTTACGTGCTTTCATGGCTGGAATATTTGTCTTCTGGCTGATAGTGTTACATTTGCTCATTTCATCCAAAAGGCTTTTTCCTCAAGATATCAACAGCATCGAATTTCTAGGTGCTATTTTGTTGGGGGTAGGAATTGTCAGCGTTGGGTTTTTCTTAACACCATTGCGTGGTAAATTGCTTTCGGTAAACCAGGAATATCTCATGTTAATGCAAGGGTTACGAGTATTTTTTGGTGCAGGATTTCTCGTTGAAGCAAGCTTGAAAATCATGCCGACTTATTTCGGTGTTGCAGATGGTATATTCCACATAACATCGGCTTTTCTAGCCTTAAGAGCTGGTATACTGCTGGCAAGCGGTACTGGAAAAAAATTCGATTTATGGGTTGCTAACTTGTTTGGTCTGCTAGATATCCTTGTTGTAGCGGGTGGGTTAGCCTTTTTTCTTTTGGCAGAAGTTGGGGCACACCATAACGTCATGTATGCTGCGCTGTTTGCCGCCCCTATTTTCATCAATCTGCATATTGCATCAATCGTCAAACTATTAGGAAATATCCCAATTTCAGCAGTTAATAAAGCTTTTTAATAACACATACTTTCACTGATGAAAGTACTCTGAATAGTTTTATCAGACAGATTTTTGATAGTGTAGTGTCTGATTTATGCTTACCCTTGCAAAATGAGCAAATCGACAGTTCTACGTTCAACCTAAAATTTTCTTGAATTTTCACAAAATATATGTCAATTCCGAAAAACAAGCGTTTTCTATCCCTTACTCGTCGCCATGTCCTCAAGTTACTCGGCATCTCTGCAAGCTTTGGAGCAGGGGTTATGCTGCCAAGTAGCCTTCGTGCTGCAACTCCGCTGAAGGGAGATGAGCAAATATCTACTGAGAAAGAATCTGTGAATCATCAGAGTAAAAAAAGGGTAAATGTTGGAGTACTAGCTCGTTTTGAAGCAAAACCAGGTAAGGAAGCAGAACTTGAGAGTCTTTTGAGAAAGGGTCTTGCGATGGTAGAAAAAGAACCTGCGACAACCCAGTGGTATGCAATCAAAATCGGGCCTACGACCTATGGTATTTTCGACGTTTTCCCCGACGAGGCAGGACGGCAAGCGCATTTTGACGGTAAATTTACGGCTTTACTATTTTCAAAACTGCCTGAATTACAAGCCTTAGAGCCAAAAATTGAGCTTATAGATGTGGTGGCAACAACCCTTGGGAGAAAACACGTTAGTAAAGAGACTAAAAAAAGGGTAAATGTTGGAGTACTAGCTCGTTTTGAAGCAAAACCAGGTAAGGAAGCAGAACTTGAGAGTCTTTTGAGAAACGGCGTTGCTTTGGTAGAAAAAGAACCCGCTACGACAGAGTGGTTTGCAATCAAAATCGCACCTACGACCTATGGCATTTTCGATGTTTTCCCAGACGAGGCAGGTCGGCAAGCGCATTTTGACGGTGAATTTACGGCTTTACTATTTTCAAAACTGCCTGAATTGCAGGCGTTACAGCCAAAAATTGAACTTATAGACGTGGTGGCAACAACGATAAATAAGAAGATCCCAATTTGGGATTGAAGTCTTATCCACACATAAATAAAGCACGTAGCGCTTGTCAACTCACAATTGCTGCATGATTTCCTTTAAATAAATACCATCCGATCGCTTGTAGTAATCTCCGATCTATTTTTCCAATGGCACACACACTTAATCAAAATCAATCAGTTGAACTAATTCTCGATCCTATACTTCAAGGAGTTACAGTTAATGACCCAACACCTACCATTTCTGTGTTGTGGGATAAAGCTGCTCAACAAGCTGTAAGTAATGCGATTGTCGGTCCCACCATAGCCGATCGCGTCTATTCTATGGTGCATACCAGTATGTTTGATGCTTGGGCTGCTTATGACCCAATTGCAATTGCTACCCAACTCGGAGACCAACTACAACGTCCCCAAGTCGAAAATACAGAAGCTAATAAAAAGGAAGCGATGAGCTTCG contains:
- a CDS encoding diiron oxygenase, producing MSTSTFIQDTSELEKTLSTLINLTNSDTYNPFKELVWPDSIESHKLWMSSSLMSIDGTRFEQELSEEQLIELSKWEFINFCSLNVTGIRELLIEMTSRLHTPGFEVLSEYLHYLIAEENEHMWYFSKFCLQYAGKIYPDRALAVASFPEADIASFMVFVRVLIFEEIVDFYNRKMGQDKILPKFIQNINWLHHLDEGRHIKYGRQYVNLACQELLNKYPKQRILEMESTIKGFMQLSVQKLYRREIFVDAGLNEPGKMRKELLAHPVRQQFNKKLIASTAKFLTQIGLFSNSSVLPEPEQVVN
- a CDS encoding putative quinol monooxygenase, with protein sequence MSIPKNKRFLSLTRRHVLKLLGISASFGAGVMLPSSLRAATPLKGDEQISTEKESVNHQSKKRVNVGVLARFEAKPGKEAELESLLRKGLAMVEKEPATTQWYAIKIGPTTYGIFDVFPDEAGRQAHFDGKFTALLFSKLPELQALEPKIELIDVVATTLGRKHVSKETKKRVNVGVLARFEAKPGKEAELESLLRNGVALVEKEPATTEWFAIKIAPTTYGIFDVFPDEAGRQAHFDGEFTALLFSKLPELQALQPKIELIDVVATTINKKIPIWD